Proteins encoded together in one Micromonospora kangleipakensis window:
- a CDS encoding type IV secretory system conjugative DNA transfer family protein, translating to MIALVLLTVAAVAAVAGHDQLLRWRHRRHCAGARWVTVAAPPEVDAESAAALWTTMAGVLAPARRWWWLRGHPHVGWEYTWTGRSLTIRLWVPGTVADGAVEAAVTAAWPGCTLTTADAGPPIPDLADQDGGALWPQHPDTLPLRTEHHNDPLRALLAAGAAIRSREHACLQVLARPAPTRRVAAARRAAATGARPDAAAIALNAAVTVAVTPLLWLVELFNPPARPARPEARAIRRDPIADAHHRAAVVKAVNVPHFEIAVRYAVAADPRPDRTQEQRHRLAAVAHTIYAAAATYTRPNRLRRIPTRRPVAVLAGRRLRRGFLATVEELAALAAIPRDVAVPGLDRARAKAVPAPVAVPSGGRSVKVLGRSQVGGHSVGLHVVDSRQHVHLVGKTGVGKSTLLLNMILADVHARRGTVVIDPRGDLVTDILDRLPATYADRIAIIDPDQPNPACFNPLDDTGDAHLAVDNLVGIFAKIFQRHWGPRIDDTLRVSCLTLMRHANPTLSLVPPLLNDHGFRARFTHDLTDPEGLGGFWQWYDSMNDGLRAQVIGPVLARLRAFLLRDFVKDVIGTARSSFQMADILDGGLLLCRLPKGILGEETARILGSLIVARTWQAAIARATQPETARRDATIYIDECQNFLTLPGSVDDMLAEARGFRLGLVLAHQNLAQLPKETQAAVSANARTKIYFTVDPSDAKDLAIHTRPDIDEHDLAHLDVHTAAARLLVGNRELPAFTFTTNPPAPPVGEATAIRQACAAAHARSGEPAIQRAARRSMGRRR from the coding sequence ATGATTGCTCTTGTTCTGCTGACCGTCGCCGCGGTGGCGGCCGTGGCCGGCCATGACCAGCTACTGCGATGGCGGCACCGCCGACACTGCGCAGGCGCCCGGTGGGTGACCGTGGCCGCCCCGCCCGAGGTCGACGCCGAGTCGGCCGCCGCCCTGTGGACCACCATGGCCGGGGTCCTCGCCCCGGCACGCCGCTGGTGGTGGCTACGCGGGCACCCGCACGTCGGCTGGGAGTACACGTGGACGGGCCGCAGCCTGACCATCCGCCTGTGGGTGCCCGGCACCGTCGCCGACGGCGCCGTGGAAGCAGCCGTCACCGCCGCCTGGCCCGGCTGCACCCTCACCACCGCCGACGCCGGTCCACCCATTCCTGACCTCGCCGATCAGGACGGCGGCGCGCTGTGGCCTCAGCACCCGGACACGCTGCCACTGCGCACCGAGCACCACAACGACCCGCTGCGGGCTCTGCTCGCCGCCGGCGCCGCCATCCGCTCCCGGGAGCATGCCTGCCTTCAGGTCCTCGCCAGGCCGGCCCCGACGCGGCGGGTCGCCGCCGCCCGCCGGGCAGCCGCGACCGGCGCCCGCCCGGACGCTGCAGCCATCGCCCTGAACGCGGCCGTGACGGTCGCGGTGACGCCGCTGCTGTGGCTGGTGGAACTGTTCAACCCGCCCGCACGCCCCGCTCGGCCCGAGGCCCGGGCGATCCGCCGGGATCCGATCGCGGACGCCCACCACCGCGCCGCCGTGGTCAAGGCGGTGAATGTGCCGCACTTCGAGATCGCCGTCCGCTACGCCGTGGCCGCCGACCCGAGACCCGACCGGACGCAGGAGCAGCGCCACCGCCTCGCCGCCGTGGCCCACACCATCTACGCCGCCGCGGCCACCTACACCCGCCCCAACCGGCTACGCCGCATCCCCACCCGACGCCCCGTCGCGGTCCTCGCCGGCCGGCGGTTGCGCCGCGGCTTCCTCGCCACCGTCGAAGAACTCGCCGCCCTGGCCGCCATCCCCCGCGACGTGGCGGTGCCCGGCCTTGACCGGGCCCGCGCGAAGGCCGTCCCCGCGCCGGTGGCCGTGCCGTCGGGTGGACGCAGCGTCAAGGTCCTCGGCCGCTCCCAGGTCGGTGGGCACTCCGTCGGCCTGCACGTCGTCGACTCCCGGCAACACGTGCACCTCGTCGGCAAAACCGGCGTCGGCAAGTCCACCCTGCTGTTGAACATGATCCTCGCCGACGTACACGCCCGCCGCGGCACCGTCGTCATCGACCCCCGCGGTGACCTCGTCACCGACATCCTCGACCGGCTACCCGCCACCTACGCCGATCGCATCGCCATCATCGACCCCGACCAGCCCAACCCCGCCTGCTTCAACCCCCTCGACGACACCGGCGACGCGCACCTGGCCGTCGACAATCTCGTCGGCATCTTCGCCAAGATCTTCCAACGGCACTGGGGCCCGCGCATCGACGACACCCTGCGCGTGTCCTGCCTGACGTTGATGCGGCACGCCAACCCCACCCTGTCGCTGGTGCCCCCGCTGCTCAACGACCACGGCTTCCGCGCCCGGTTCACCCACGACCTGACCGACCCGGAGGGCCTCGGCGGGTTCTGGCAGTGGTACGACTCCATGAACGACGGGCTGCGGGCGCAGGTCATCGGCCCCGTCCTCGCCCGGCTGCGCGCCTTCCTGCTGCGCGACTTCGTCAAGGACGTCATCGGCACCGCCCGCTCGTCGTTCCAGATGGCCGACATCCTCGATGGCGGGCTGCTGCTGTGCCGGCTGCCGAAGGGCATCCTCGGCGAGGAGACCGCCCGGATCCTCGGCTCCCTCATCGTCGCCCGCACGTGGCAGGCCGCCATCGCCCGCGCCACCCAACCGGAAACGGCCCGCCGCGACGCCACGATCTACATCGACGAATGCCAGAACTTCCTGACCCTGCCCGGCTCGGTCGACGACATGCTCGCCGAGGCCCGCGGCTTCCGCCTCGGCCTCGTCCTGGCCCATCAGAACCTGGCCCAACTACCGAAGGAAACCCAGGCTGCGGTGTCGGCGAACGCCCGCACGAAGATCTACTTCACCGTCGACCCCTCCGACGCGAAGGACCTGGCCATCCACACCCGCCCCGACATCGATGAGCACGACCTCGCCCACCTCGACGTACACACCGCCGCCGCACGGCTGCTCGTCGGCAACCGGGAACTGCCCGCGTTCACCTTCACCACCAACCCGCCCGCACCGCCGGTCGGTGAGGCCACCGCGATCCGGCAGGCGTGCGCCGCCGCCCACGCCCGCAGCGGAGAGCCGGCCATCCAA